The following proteins are co-located in the Malassezia restricta chromosome II, complete sequence genome:
- a CDS encoding microfibrillar-associated protein 1, with amino-acid sequence MHRSRPVARYRPGQAPAHAASDSSSSGEEDAELTVPQKRVSLPSRVTSAAPQPTAGTLVAPSVPLDEYETDSHSEAEEEPRVYTQTASAPAAPTPPPPRPIQPQALPPPTVTLGDSPQSASESETESEDDVPMLKPVFVARQNRTSAAPVEHVDTTRRSAAEKEAEKQVAHHLAAARVVRDLQEQKHEESHSVVDDTDGVDPDAEFAAWRARELARMERVRQAERMRAAEAAEVARRRVMPEHERLADDLAYARETRAAKQRGHQGFMQKYYHKGAFFQDMDILQRDYTQSTVDDVDKSQLPQVLQRRHFGKRGQSKWTHLAGEDTTRQSEPDLRLLRASRRR; translated from the coding sequence ATGCATCGATCGCGGCCTGTGGCGCGGTACCGCCCGGGTCAGGCGCCCGCCCATGCGGCGTCGgactcgtcgtcgtcaggaGAGGAAGATGCGGAGCTGACCGTGCCGCAAAAACGCGTGTCGCTTCCCAGCCGTGTGACGTCCGCTGCGCCCCAGCCCACGGCTGGAACGTTGGTGGCACCGTCAGTGCCGCTGGATGAGTATGAAACGGATTCCCATTCGGAGGCGGAAGAGGAGCCGCGCGTATATACCCAGACTGCCAGTGCGCCGGccgcaccgacgccgccgccacctcgTCCTATACAGCCACAGGCTCTTCCACCACCGACCGTCACACTAGGTGACTCGCCGCAGAGCGCATCAGAGAGTGAGACAGAGAGCGAAGACGATGTGCCTATGCTCAAGCCCGTCTTTGTGGCTCGGCAGAATCGCACGAGTGCTGCGCCGGTCGAGCACGTTGACACGACGAGACGTAGTGCTGCTGAGAAAGAAGCGGAAAAGCAGGTCGCGCACCATctcgcggcggcgcgcgttGTGCGCGACCTGCAGGAGCAAAAGCACGAAGAGTCGCACAGCGTGGTAGACGATACCGATGGGGTGGATCCGGATGCCGAATTCGCGGCATGGCGAGCTCGTGAGCTTGCGCGcatggagcgtgtgcggcAGGCGGAACGCATGCGCGCTGCTGAGGCAGCTGAGgtggcgcggcgtcgtgtgATGCCTGAGCATGAGCGTTTGGCGGACGACTTGGCCTATGCGCGTGAGACGCGTGCGGCGAAGCAACGTGGCCACCAGGGCTTCATGCAGAAGTACTATCACAAGGGCGCGTTTTTCCAGGACATGGATATTCTACAGCGTGACTATACGCAGAGCACGGTGGACGACGTGGACAAGAGTCAGCTGCCGCAGGTGCTGCAGAGGCGGCACTTTGGCAAGCGGGGTCAGAGCAAGTGGACGCATCTCGCGGGCGAAGACACGACGCGACAGAGCGAGCCTGACCTGCGGCTGCTCCGAGCCTCGCGGCGTAGATAG
- a CDS encoding ADP-ribosylation factor, with translation MGVAFSSLWASLFGQKELKICILGLDNAGKTTIMYKMTLGSVVATAPTIGSNTETFEYKNLKFLLWDVGGQTSLRASWAQYVTSTDALIFVVDSNDRDRVSLARAELHRIAADENLERAPILVWANKQDVRGSMSSSEISDALNLSSFRDRTWQIFGCSALTGKGITAGLDWLATTLSSKPQ, from the coding sequence ATGGGCGTCGCGTTCAGCAGCCTGTGGGCCTCGCTCTTTGGGCAGAAGGAGCTCAAAATATGTATCTTGGGCCTTGATAATGCAGGCAAGACCACGATTATGTATAAAATGACGCTGGGCTCGGTCgtggcgacggcgccgacgatcGGCTCGAATACCGAGACGTTTGAGTACAAGAACCTCAAGTTCCTGCTGTGGGACGTCGGTGGACAGACGTCGCTCCGTGCGAGCTGGGCCCAGTACGTGACTTCGACTGATGCGCTCATTTTTGTGGTCGACAGTAATGACCGCGATCGCGtgtcgctggcgcgcgcagAGCTGCACAGGATTGCGGCGGATGAAAACTTGgagcgcgcgccgatcCTCGTGTGGGCGAACAAGCAGGACGTGCGCGGTAGCATGTCGTCCTCTGAAATATCCGATGCCCTCAACCTGTCGTCGTTCCGCGATCGGACGTGGCAGATTTTCGGATGCTCGGCCCTCACCGGCAAAGGCATCACAGCCGGTCTCGATTGGCtggccacgacgctgtCCAGCAAGCCACAATAG